Proteins encoded by one window of Archaeoglobus veneficus SNP6:
- a CDS encoding DUF4352 domain-containing protein, with amino-acid sequence MMPLAKCILEPSGQKIPEFIDVGKTLALAVVCILIGIVLAGCVSEISTKPAETPELLPIKTQTQEPRGSYTNPASIGETVVVKTFSGTFEVAVLDYIKGEKAYQIIKTANMFNPDPDQGFEYLLVKVRFKYASGKTSQYVSAYSFEAYCNGTGYSPAFVVLPKDMPEFKNVNIMPGGMTEGWIAFIVPQGKDILIAYEHMFEPVCFIKV; translated from the coding sequence ATGATGCCGCTGGCGAAGTGCATTCTTGAACCAAGCGGGCAGAAAATACCGGAATTTATAGATGTGGGCAAAACTCTGGCTTTGGCTGTTGTGTGCATTTTAATCGGAATTGTACTGGCGGGATGCGTATCTGAGATCTCTACAAAACCTGCTGAAACTCCAGAGTTGCTACCAATCAAAACGCAGACACAGGAACCAAGGGGCAGCTATACAAACCCGGCATCCATAGGAGAAACGGTTGTGGTTAAGACGTTTTCCGGAACATTCGAAGTTGCAGTCCTGGATTATATAAAAGGCGAAAAAGCATACCAAATCATCAAGACAGCCAATATGTTCAATCCAGATCCGGATCAGGGATTCGAGTATTTGCTGGTTAAAGTTAGATTCAAGTACGCATCGGGCAAAACATCGCAGTACGTTTCTGCTTACAGCTTTGAAGCTTACTGTAATGGAACTGGTTATTCACCTGCCTTCGTCGTCTTGCCTAAGGATATGCCAGAATTCAAGAACGTCAATATAATGCCGGGAGGAATGACTGAGGGCTGGATTGCGTTTATTGTGCCGCAGGGAAAAGATATTTTGATAGCATATGAACATATGTTTGAACCTGTTTGCTTCATTAAAGTTTAA